GACCTTGCGCGCGCGTCCATCTACACGATCCTGATCACGCTGGTCGGCTTTGCGATTGCACTCGTGCTCGGCCTCGTGCTCGCCATCCTGCGGCGCAGCCCGATCAAAGCCGTGTCGCGTACCGTCGGGTTCGTCGTCGAGTTCATCCGCAGCACGCCGCTGCTGATCCAGGTCTACGTGCTGTTCTATGTGCTGCCGGCTTACGGCATCACGATGTCGGCGCTCACGGCGGGCACGATCGGCATTGCGCTGCACTACGCGTGCTACACGTCCGAGGTGTATCGCGCGGGTTTGAATGGCGTCGCGCGCGGTCAGTGGGAGGCGGCGTGCGCGTTGTCGCTGTCGCCGTGGCGCACGTATAGCGGCGT
The Paraburkholderia terrae genome window above contains:
- the ehuD gene encoding ectoine/hydroxyectoine ABC transporter permease subunit EhuD; its protein translation is MNHFFDLQYAAHILPDLARASIYTILITLVGFAIALVLGLVLAILRRSPIKAVSRTVGFVVEFIRSTPLLIQVYVLFYVLPAYGITMSALTAGTIGIALHYACYTSEVYRAGLNGVARGQWEAACALSLSPWRTYSGVILPQAVRPVIPALGNYLVAMFKDTPVLSAITVVELMQQAKNVGSETFRYLEPITLAGLFFLVISVTFAQLVRQLEFRLRLP